A window of Natranaerovirga pectinivora contains these coding sequences:
- a CDS encoding histidine phosphatase family protein, which yields MDIYIVRHPETEGNINKIIYGKSHYPYTTEGKKQFNQIIESVKEMHLDKIYSSPLKRVKDLAEEISQIKGMAIHYDERIEEMGFGILEKHTYKEVDELYPEVYKNYLENYRTYKIPEGESFPEFKRRVLDFIQEVVKEECESILILSHGRVIKEILEFLLNLNSGQGWCFKIKNGCIIQIDYKKGYGQMMLK from the coding sequence GTGGACATTTATATTGTAAGACATCCAGAAACAGAAGGAAACATCAATAAAATCATATATGGTAAATCCCACTATCCTTATACAACAGAAGGAAAAAAACAGTTTAATCAAATCATAGAATCTGTTAAAGAAATGCATTTAGATAAAATATATAGTAGCCCATTAAAAAGAGTTAAAGACTTGGCAGAAGAAATATCACAAATTAAGGGCATGGCCATTCATTACGATGAAAGAATAGAAGAAATGGGCTTTGGCATCTTAGAAAAACATACATACAAAGAAGTGGATGAGCTTTACCCTGAGGTTTATAAGAATTATCTTGAAAACTATAGAACTTATAAAATACCTGAAGGGGAAAGTTTTCCTGAATTTAAAAGAAGAGTATTAGATTTTATACAAGAAGTTGTGAAAGAAGAATGTGAATCAATACTCATATTAAGCCATGGAAGAGTAATCAAAGAGATACTGGAATTTTTATTGAATCTAAATAGTGGACAAGGCTGGTGTTTTAAGATTAAGAACGGTTGTATCATTCAAATAGACTATAAAAAAGGCTATGGGCAAATGATGCTAAAATAA
- the cobS gene encoding adenosylcobinamide-GDP ribazoletransferase, translating into MKSFLLMITFLTRIPFPIKFEFNGETFVKGILFFPIIGVIIGALLSPIALLSNVLPNTYVNVFIIIGYLIIVGGLHLDGLADVCDGIFSCRKRERVFEIMSDSLIGAFGVISLVLYFLTFFVFLNPQWQVVLAFPIVGRCVGLITCGLFNYAKNEGMGKAMVDKATLKYALYAFVFGLVSTYLLGWVTLFAYGITVIISLLMVLRINKILGGITGDVIGLILETSQILFLISTGVGGILWTFIL; encoded by the coding sequence ATGAAATCATTTTTACTGATGATCACGTTTTTAACAAGAATCCCATTCCCTATAAAGTTTGAGTTTAATGGGGAAACCTTCGTAAAAGGCATTCTGTTTTTTCCTATTATAGGTGTTATAATTGGTGCTTTATTATCACCAATAGCTTTACTATCCAATGTTTTACCCAATACCTATGTGAATGTCTTTATAATAATTGGCTACCTAATCATCGTAGGGGGATTGCATTTAGATGGCTTAGCAGATGTATGTGATGGTATCTTTAGTTGTCGCAAGAGAGAAAGAGTTTTTGAAATTATGTCTGACAGCTTAATTGGTGCATTTGGTGTTATAAGTTTGGTTCTATATTTTCTTACTTTTTTTGTATTCTTGAATCCACAGTGGCAGGTGGTATTGGCTTTTCCTATTGTGGGAAGATGTGTGGGTTTAATAACTTGTGGGTTATTTAACTATGCAAAAAATGAAGGCATGGGAAAAGCAATGGTAGATAAAGCTACATTGAAATATGCTTTATATGCTTTTGTTTTTGGATTGGTTAGTACCTATCTATTAGGTTGGGTGACTTTGTTTGCTTATGGGATTACTGTAATAATAAGCCTTCTTATGGTTCTAAGAATTAATAAAATCCTTGGTGGCATTACAGGAGACGTTATTGGATTAATCTTAGAAACATCACAAATTCTATTTTTAATAAGCACAGGTGTGGGAGGGATTTTGTGGACATTTATATTGTAA
- the cobU gene encoding bifunctional adenosylcobinamide kinase/adenosylcobinamide-phosphate guanylyltransferase — protein sequence MSLIMITGGARSGKSTFAEEKVLEIGRQISYIATAKVTDKDMEDRIEKHKHSRPSEWHTFEMYNNFQEIKSHKAFEKTDTFLLDCITIMVTNIMFDETIDYDTCSSEAISEVEKKIFVEIDQLINTMKENQKQLVAVTNEVGFGIVPAYRLGSIFRDIAGRVNQYLAKQADEVYLVVSAIPMKIK from the coding sequence ATGAGTCTTATAATGATAACTGGCGGCGCAAGAAGTGGTAAAAGCACTTTTGCAGAAGAAAAAGTCCTTGAAATAGGACGGCAGATTAGTTATATTGCAACTGCTAAAGTCACGGATAAAGATATGGAAGACAGAATAGAAAAACACAAACATTCTCGTCCTAGTGAATGGCATACTTTTGAAATGTATAACAATTTTCAAGAGATAAAATCTCATAAAGCATTTGAAAAGACAGATACATTCTTATTAGACTGTATAACCATTATGGTGACAAATATTATGTTTGATGAAACAATTGATTATGATACGTGTTCTAGTGAAGCAATAAGTGAGGTAGAAAAAAAGATATTTGTTGAAATAGACCAATTAATAAATACAATGAAAGAGAATCAAAAACAGTTGGTAGCGGTTACCAATGAAGTTGGCTTTGGCATTGTTCCTGCCTACCGATTAGGAAGTATCTTTCGTGATATTGCAGGGAGAGTCAATCAGTATCTAGCAAAACAAGCAGATGAAGTATACCTTGTTGTATCAGCAATTCCAATGAAGATAAAATAG